In the genome of Pseudoglutamicibacter cumminsii, one region contains:
- the leuA gene encoding 2-isopropylmalate synthase: protein MKNFQQPSGMPIHKYVPFHEQITVDLPDRTWPDQKITKAPRWCAVDLRDGNQALVDPMDTDRKLKLFQLLVEMGFKEIEVGFPAASQTDFDFVRHLIDNGLIPEDVTIQVLTQSREHLIERTFEALDGVHRAIVHLYNSTSILQRRVVFRQDEDGIVDIALTGARLCKKYEEQMSGDTEIIYEYSPESYTGTELEFARRIVDEVVEEFGATPENPIIINLPATVEMATPNVYADSIEWMHRNLKNRESIILSLHPHNDRGTGVAAAELGYMAGADRIEGCLFGNGERTGNVDLVALGMNMFSQGVDPEIDFSDMDKIRRTVEYANQMAIPERVPWGGDLVFTAFSGSHQDAIKKGFEAMEADAAAAGKTVDEMVWAVPYLPIDPRDVGRTYEAVIRVNSQSGKGGVAYLLKADYGLNLPRRHQVEFSQVVQKHTETSGTEVTSEQLWNVFTDEYLPAKQDDEQWGYFRLLNVESAHESNDSVKLTATMEIDGIERVRASSGNGPIDALVNLLNAEGVDVRVMDYSEHALEAGGAARAAAYIEAAVDGRILWGVGIHTNTTLAGLNAVISAVNRAIRDRQAAAASAS, encoded by the coding sequence GTGAAGAATTTTCAGCAGCCATCCGGCATGCCAATCCACAAGTACGTCCCTTTCCACGAGCAGATCACTGTTGACCTGCCGGACCGTACGTGGCCTGACCAGAAGATCACTAAGGCACCGCGTTGGTGCGCAGTCGACCTGCGCGACGGTAACCAGGCGCTCGTCGACCCGATGGATACCGACCGCAAGCTCAAGCTGTTTCAGCTGTTGGTTGAGATGGGTTTCAAGGAGATCGAGGTTGGTTTCCCTGCCGCTTCGCAAACCGATTTTGATTTCGTACGCCATCTGATCGACAACGGCCTGATCCCTGAAGACGTCACGATTCAGGTTTTGACGCAGTCGCGTGAGCACCTCATCGAGCGTACCTTTGAAGCCCTCGACGGCGTTCACCGCGCGATTGTGCACCTCTACAACTCGACCTCGATCCTTCAGCGCCGCGTCGTCTTCCGCCAGGATGAGGACGGCATCGTCGACATCGCTTTGACCGGTGCGCGCTTGTGCAAGAAATACGAAGAGCAGATGTCGGGTGACACCGAGATCATTTACGAGTACTCACCGGAGTCATACACGGGTACTGAGCTCGAGTTCGCGCGCCGTATCGTTGACGAGGTCGTCGAAGAATTCGGCGCAACACCGGAAAACCCAATCATCATCAACCTGCCTGCAACGGTCGAAATGGCGACCCCTAACGTGTACGCGGACTCGATCGAGTGGATGCACCGCAACCTCAAGAACCGCGAATCCATCATCCTCTCGCTCCATCCGCACAACGACCGCGGAACCGGCGTCGCTGCAGCGGAGCTGGGCTACATGGCTGGCGCGGACCGCATCGAAGGCTGCTTGTTCGGTAACGGTGAGCGCACCGGTAACGTCGACCTCGTCGCGCTGGGCATGAACATGTTCAGCCAGGGTGTTGACCCTGAGATCGATTTCTCCGATATGGACAAGATCCGCCGCACGGTCGAGTACGCGAACCAGATGGCGATCCCAGAGCGTGTCCCGTGGGGCGGCGACTTGGTCTTCACCGCGTTCTCCGGTTCGCACCAGGATGCGATCAAGAAGGGCTTCGAAGCCATGGAGGCCGATGCCGCGGCAGCCGGCAAGACCGTCGACGAAATGGTGTGGGCTGTTCCTTATCTGCCGATCGACCCGCGCGATGTGGGCCGCACCTACGAGGCTGTGATCCGCGTGAACTCGCAGTCCGGTAAGGGCGGCGTCGCGTACCTGCTGAAGGCGGACTACGGTTTGAATCTGCCACGTCGACACCAGGTCGAGTTCTCCCAGGTCGTCCAGAAGCACACGGAGACCTCTGGAACCGAGGTCACGTCCGAGCAGCTGTGGAACGTCTTCACTGACGAGTACCTGCCAGCCAAGCAAGATGACGAGCAGTGGGGTTACTTCCGTCTGCTCAACGTCGAGAGCGCGCACGAGTCGAACGATTCAGTCAAGCTCACCGCGACCATGGAGATCGATGGTATCGAGCGTGTCCGTGCCTCGTCCGGTAACGGACCGATCGACGCCCTCGTGAACCTGCTCAACGCAGAAGGCGTCGATGTGCGTGTCATGGACTACTCCGAGCATGCGCTCGAGGCCGGTGGCGCCGCTCGCGCTGCCGCGTACATCGAGGCCGCAGTTGATGGCCGCATCCTGTGGGGTGTGGGCATCCACACCAACACGACGCTCGCTGGCTTGAACGCTGTGATCTCCGCTGTCAACCGCGCGATCCGCGACCGCCAGGCGGCAGCCGCTTCCGCATCGTAA
- the era gene encoding GTPase Era has product MTSSSDFRAGFISLVGRPNAGKSTLTNALVGQKIAITSNKPQTTRHTIRGVVHRENFQLILVDTPGIHRPRTLLGHRLNNLVEDTLREVDVIGFCTPANQAVGPGDRFIVEQLAKVKRTPVIAIVTKTDTVDKARVANHLLEVQAMGDELLPGGFKDIVPVSAVKGEQLDALENVMAEHMPVSPPLYPDGDVTDQPELKLVSEFIREAALEGVREELPHSLTVTIEEMEPREDRPEDNPLTDIYATLYVERDSQKAIVIGKRGSRLRDVGQRARRSIEAMLGTKVYLDIRVKVAKDWQRDARHLDRFGF; this is encoded by the coding sequence ATGACTTCAAGTTCCGATTTCCGCGCAGGTTTTATTTCCCTTGTTGGCCGCCCTAATGCAGGAAAGTCGACGCTGACTAACGCGTTGGTGGGGCAGAAGATCGCGATCACGTCGAATAAGCCACAGACAACCCGGCACACGATCCGCGGTGTTGTCCATCGCGAGAATTTTCAACTCATCCTGGTTGATACTCCGGGTATTCACCGCCCGCGGACGTTGTTGGGGCACCGGCTCAACAACCTTGTTGAAGACACTTTGCGGGAAGTCGATGTCATCGGTTTCTGCACGCCCGCAAATCAGGCTGTAGGACCGGGGGATCGGTTCATCGTTGAACAGCTCGCCAAGGTTAAGCGCACGCCGGTCATCGCGATCGTGACTAAGACTGACACGGTTGACAAGGCGAGGGTCGCGAACCACTTGCTCGAGGTCCAGGCGATGGGGGACGAGCTGTTGCCCGGCGGTTTCAAGGACATCGTGCCTGTCTCCGCGGTTAAGGGCGAACAGCTTGACGCGCTTGAAAACGTAATGGCTGAACACATGCCGGTTTCTCCGCCGCTGTATCCTGACGGCGATGTCACGGACCAGCCTGAGCTCAAGCTCGTTTCGGAGTTCATTCGCGAAGCGGCTCTTGAGGGTGTCCGCGAGGAACTTCCGCACTCCCTGACTGTGACCATCGAAGAGATGGAACCGCGCGAAGACCGCCCCGAAGACAACCCGCTGACCGACATCTACGCGACGCTGTACGTTGAGCGCGACTCGCAGAAGGCCATCGTGATCGGAAAGCGTGGCTCGCGGTTGCGCGACGTTGGGCAACGCGCCCGCCGCTCGATCGAAGCGATGCTCGGAACCAAGGTCTACCTCGACATCCGGGTTAAGGTCGCCAAGGACTGGCAGCGCGACGCCCGACACCTAGATCGTTTCGGCTTCTAA
- a CDS encoding hemolysin family protein, which translates to MTSVLLFCAASLFFALAWLLSTAEAAFLALSRPAAEELTDHPRRNLLRKILAKPTQHTYAIRFWRVWTESLAGIALACAFFYVFPHPLAAAGLAALVTAVLSILVVGFASRQYGQRHAEKTVLFTAWIVRFVTWLLGPVSSWLVSMATPKGARPGATFFTEEHFRDMLERASETHQIDDAEAELIHSVFELDDTLVRSLMVPRTDMVTISADSSAEDAIRLFMRSGCSRVPVIGEDNDDVRGVVHLKDVIGNLYSDELNATNVLEVARRARFVPDSKHVNELLQEFQRESTHFAIVVDEYGGTAGLITLEDLLEELVGDIDDEYDTDTPDYTQLEDGSYEVDAGFQIEHLGELFDRELRDEDVDTVAGLIGKLIGKVPIVGSVAEIDGLRLEVMTLEGRRNRPGKIRVTEVEPRVSSGFDPEGSADEFVDDFGGDDDESTMQRYERLRAERTDEHDAREGHKASRGTLDSEDGSVRKAPRTSTNRESERH; encoded by the coding sequence ATGACCAGCGTTTTATTGTTCTGCGCCGCGAGCCTTTTCTTTGCTCTGGCGTGGCTATTGAGCACAGCGGAGGCCGCCTTTTTGGCGCTATCTCGCCCGGCGGCTGAAGAGCTCACTGACCATCCGCGCCGCAATCTTTTGCGGAAAATCCTCGCAAAGCCGACTCAGCACACCTACGCCATCAGGTTCTGGCGCGTCTGGACTGAATCTTTGGCGGGCATCGCGCTGGCTTGTGCATTCTTCTACGTTTTCCCGCACCCTTTGGCCGCTGCAGGTCTTGCAGCGCTCGTGACAGCGGTTCTTTCGATCCTCGTCGTTGGTTTTGCCTCGCGTCAGTACGGTCAGCGGCACGCAGAGAAAACCGTTCTCTTTACGGCGTGGATTGTGCGTTTCGTGACGTGGTTGCTCGGTCCGGTGTCCTCGTGGCTTGTTTCGATGGCGACCCCGAAGGGCGCCCGCCCCGGCGCTACCTTCTTCACGGAGGAGCACTTCCGCGACATGCTGGAGCGGGCATCGGAAACTCATCAGATCGACGATGCCGAAGCGGAACTTATCCACTCGGTTTTCGAGCTCGATGACACGCTGGTTCGCAGCCTCATGGTCCCTCGCACTGACATGGTCACGATCTCTGCCGACTCTTCCGCTGAAGACGCGATCCGGCTGTTCATGCGTTCGGGCTGTTCACGTGTACCGGTGATCGGTGAAGACAACGACGACGTTCGCGGCGTCGTTCACCTCAAAGATGTGATCGGCAACCTTTATTCGGATGAACTCAACGCGACGAACGTTCTCGAGGTTGCTCGGCGCGCGCGTTTCGTGCCGGACTCCAAGCACGTGAACGAACTGTTGCAAGAGTTTCAGCGCGAATCCACCCACTTCGCGATCGTCGTGGATGAGTACGGCGGCACGGCCGGCCTGATCACCCTCGAGGACTTGCTTGAGGAACTTGTCGGCGACATCGACGACGAATACGACACGGATACACCGGATTACACGCAACTCGAGGACGGCAGCTACGAAGTCGATGCGGGCTTCCAGATTGAGCACCTCGGTGAGCTGTTTGACCGCGAGTTGCGCGATGAGGATGTCGACACAGTGGCTGGCTTGATCGGCAAGCTCATCGGCAAGGTCCCGATTGTGGGTTCCGTTGCTGAAATCGATGGTTTGCGTCTAGAAGTCATGACCCTTGAAGGCCGCCGCAACCGTCCCGGCAAGATCAGGGTTACCGAGGTCGAGCCGCGAGTTTCGAGTGGCTTTGATCCGGAGGGCTCTGCCGATGAGTTCGTTGATGACTTTGGCGGGGATGACGACGAGTCCACGATGCAACGCTATGAACGCCTGCGTGCCGAGCGAACAGATGAGCATGATGCGAGGGAAGGCCACAAGGCATCGCGTGGCACACTGGACAGTGAAGATGGGTCCGTTAGGAAAGCTCCGCGGACTTCGACGAACCGTGAAAGCGAGCGCCACTAG
- the ybeY gene encoding rRNA maturation RNase YbeY, whose amino-acid sequence MSVEIHNETEHECDLEQLGSLAAFLMDELYIHPDAELGVTLIDDEAMEQLHIDWLDLPDTTDVMSFPMDELRPGTPQRPTPPGVMGDIVISPTVAAKQAKDHGHSTQDEICLLLTHGFLHLLGFDHDEPEAKAEMFGLQRELLEKFLNRPAPKETETH is encoded by the coding sequence ATGAGCGTTGAGATCCACAACGAGACCGAACACGAATGCGATCTCGAACAACTTGGCTCGCTCGCCGCGTTCCTGATGGATGAGCTGTATATCCACCCGGATGCTGAGCTCGGGGTGACCCTCATCGATGATGAGGCGATGGAACAGCTCCACATCGACTGGCTGGACCTCCCGGATACAACTGACGTCATGAGCTTTCCTATGGACGAGCTTCGCCCGGGAACACCGCAACGTCCGACACCGCCGGGAGTCATGGGCGACATCGTGATCAGCCCAACCGTTGCGGCAAAGCAGGCAAAGGATCATGGTCATTCAACACAAGATGAGATCTGCCTTCTGCTGACCCACGGGTTCCTACATCTGCTCGGTTTCGATCACGATGAGCCTGAAGCTAAGGCGGAAATGTTCGGCTTGCAACGTGAGCTGCTTGAAAAGTTCTTGAACCGACCAGCACCGAAAGAAACTGAAACCCACTAA
- a CDS encoding PhoH family protein yields the protein MSTHVPFTSKNSSAKPSATGSAGDAGIARARIDFESDQAMVASLGPADTLLRIVGGVWPEVTLIPRGDSLDVAGPVDDVKAVRRVVEQARAAAAGGNAVTATLIERWIMAERQQAAANPDPAVTGEILRHRGKSIRPKTNNQAAYVEAMDAHTITFGVGPAGTGKTYLAMARAVAALQSGEVDRIILTRPAVEAGENLGFLPGTLSDKIDPYLRPLYDALHDMVEHESIPRLIAAGTIEVAPLAYMRGRTLNNAFVILDEAQNTTAEQMKMFLTRLGFRSHMVVTGDITQIDLPGGKTSGLGVVLDILDGIDDIAICELSAEDVVRHRLVGKIVDAYQKWDEDHQRLSTGKAKRAREPRNDHNHHAQHKQAQHRQTTTEEPETA from the coding sequence ATGAGCACGCACGTGCCCTTCACATCTAAGAACAGCTCAGCAAAACCGTCCGCGACTGGTTCCGCTGGGGACGCCGGTATCGCGCGCGCACGCATCGATTTCGAATCTGACCAGGCTATGGTTGCGAGCCTCGGTCCCGCAGACACGCTCTTACGGATTGTTGGCGGGGTGTGGCCCGAGGTCACGTTGATTCCTCGCGGTGATTCCCTCGACGTTGCTGGGCCGGTCGATGATGTTAAGGCTGTGCGCCGCGTCGTCGAGCAGGCTCGTGCAGCAGCGGCCGGAGGCAACGCGGTCACGGCAACGCTTATTGAGCGCTGGATTATGGCTGAGCGTCAGCAAGCTGCCGCTAATCCTGATCCTGCGGTGACGGGTGAGATTTTGCGTCATCGCGGCAAGAGCATCCGCCCGAAGACGAATAACCAAGCGGCTTATGTTGAGGCTATGGACGCCCACACGATCACGTTCGGGGTGGGGCCGGCCGGTACAGGTAAGACGTATCTGGCTATGGCACGCGCGGTTGCAGCGTTGCAGTCCGGTGAGGTTGACCGGATCATCTTGACTCGCCCCGCGGTCGAAGCCGGTGAGAACCTCGGTTTCTTGCCGGGAACGCTCTCAGACAAAATCGATCCGTACCTGCGGCCTCTGTATGACGCTCTGCATGACATGGTCGAGCACGAGTCGATTCCGCGTTTGATTGCCGCGGGAACCATCGAGGTTGCCCCGCTGGCTTATATGCGTGGCCGTACGCTGAACAATGCGTTCGTGATCCTCGATGAAGCTCAGAACACGACCGCCGAACAGATGAAGATGTTCCTGACGCGTCTGGGTTTCCGTTCACACATGGTCGTGACGGGCGACATCACGCAGATCGACCTCCCTGGCGGGAAAACCTCGGGTCTCGGTGTGGTTCTGGACATCCTCGACGGCATCGATGACATCGCAATCTGCGAGCTCTCAGCTGAGGACGTCGTACGTCACCGCTTGGTCGGCAAGATCGTGGACGCCTACCAGAAGTGGGATGAAGACCATCAGCGCTTGAGCACCGGCAAGGCTAAGAGGGCGCGCGAGCCTCGCAACGATCACAATCATCACGCACAACACAAGCAGGCACAGCACCGCCAGACGACAACAGAGGAGCCTGAAACGGCATGA
- a CDS encoding 16S rRNA (uracil(1498)-N(3))-methyltransferase: protein MSLKSFMDPAVSHWEPGGVYELCESEAHHVRVMRFEPGESIQVVDGAGRAAVVTLERVDTEAVSVKVEQILHTSSGVRVGLIQALSKNDRDLQAVETCVEIGADAFIPWQADRSIVRWRGDRAAKAHQKWVDTAVRATKQSRRAEQPVVGSMVTTKQLVKAVSEASERGVLVAVCHEDASDHLATVLATFHAANAARVQTEPATPSEGEANDEAPEKTGDVAPEWDVDVMLAVGPEGGISPDEVASLTQAGAVLVSLGPHILRASTAGAVGTVLTRHVLADE from the coding sequence GTGTCGCTGAAATCGTTCATGGACCCGGCGGTCTCGCACTGGGAGCCGGGCGGCGTTTATGAGCTGTGTGAGTCTGAGGCTCATCACGTGCGCGTGATGCGTTTCGAGCCTGGCGAGTCGATCCAGGTTGTCGATGGAGCGGGGCGCGCGGCGGTCGTGACGCTGGAACGCGTGGATACAGAGGCTGTCTCAGTCAAGGTTGAGCAGATCCTGCACACATCCTCCGGGGTACGTGTTGGGCTGATTCAGGCGTTATCGAAGAATGACCGCGATCTGCAGGCTGTCGAGACGTGCGTCGAGATCGGGGCCGACGCGTTCATTCCTTGGCAAGCGGACCGCTCGATTGTCCGCTGGCGTGGGGACCGCGCTGCGAAGGCGCATCAAAAGTGGGTCGATACAGCCGTTCGCGCGACTAAACAGTCGCGTCGGGCTGAACAGCCCGTTGTGGGTTCGATGGTGACCACCAAGCAGCTCGTGAAGGCGGTATCTGAAGCGAGCGAGCGCGGAGTCCTTGTTGCCGTGTGCCATGAGGACGCAAGCGACCATCTCGCCACGGTTCTAGCCACGTTTCATGCCGCGAACGCTGCCCGCGTTCAGACCGAGCCGGCAACCCCATCGGAAGGTGAAGCTAACGACGAGGCCCCTGAAAAAACTGGCGATGTTGCGCCGGAGTGGGATGTCGATGTGATGCTTGCGGTGGGCCCGGAAGGCGGCATTTCTCCCGACGAGGTTGCCTCGCTCACGCAGGCAGGTGCGGTTTTGGTGTCGCTGGGGCCGCATATTCTGCGTGCGTCCACCGCGGGTGCTGTCGGAACTGTCTTAACTCGTCACGTCCTCGCGGATGAATAA
- the dnaJ gene encoding molecular chaperone DnaJ has protein sequence MANHYETLGVSQDASDEEIKRAYRKLARQLHPDLNPGEDTHEKFKAVTHAYEVLSDPDKRRNYDRTGDENGAAGGFGGGGFGGFSDIFDAFFGGGGSGRPQPKSRTQPGRDGLVRVPIDLVDAVQGKEVNITVSTAVVCSLCHGSCTEGDTQPVTCETCHGSGHIQRPVRSMLGDVMTLAECPACAGYGSRLVKPCPECSGEGRVREKAEKTIKIPAGVDTGTRIQLQGEGEAGPGGGPNGDLYLEISVRNHATFERIGNDLHATLSVPMTQAALGTEVKLETFDGDQELDIQPGTQSGETLTLAGLGVPSLRGGRRGDLKVTVNVETPKNLDENQRELLEKLAEARDEQFTQGKLAQRGFMSRLRDKFRG, from the coding sequence ATGGCTAACCACTACGAAACCCTTGGGGTCTCCCAGGACGCTTCGGATGAGGAAATCAAGCGCGCGTACCGCAAGCTTGCTCGTCAGCTGCACCCGGACTTGAACCCTGGTGAGGATACTCACGAGAAGTTCAAGGCGGTGACCCACGCCTATGAGGTTCTGTCTGATCCGGATAAGCGCCGCAATTATGACCGTACGGGCGATGAGAACGGCGCTGCTGGTGGTTTCGGTGGGGGCGGATTCGGTGGCTTCTCCGACATTTTCGATGCGTTCTTTGGTGGCGGCGGGAGTGGCCGCCCGCAGCCGAAGTCGCGTACTCAGCCGGGCCGCGACGGGCTCGTCCGGGTCCCGATTGACCTTGTTGATGCTGTCCAGGGCAAGGAAGTCAATATCACGGTCTCTACTGCGGTCGTGTGTTCCTTGTGCCACGGTTCGTGCACCGAGGGCGATACACAGCCAGTGACGTGCGAGACCTGCCACGGTTCGGGACATATTCAGCGCCCAGTACGTTCGATGCTCGGTGACGTCATGACTCTTGCTGAGTGCCCTGCGTGTGCGGGCTACGGTTCGCGCCTGGTCAAGCCGTGCCCTGAGTGCAGCGGTGAGGGTCGTGTGCGTGAGAAGGCCGAGAAGACCATCAAGATCCCTGCCGGCGTAGACACGGGTACCCGGATCCAGTTGCAAGGCGAGGGTGAGGCTGGCCCAGGTGGCGGCCCGAACGGCGACCTTTACCTTGAGATCAGCGTTCGGAACCACGCGACCTTTGAGCGCATCGGTAACGATTTGCACGCGACATTGTCGGTTCCGATGACGCAGGCTGCTCTGGGTACCGAGGTCAAGCTCGAGACGTTCGATGGCGACCAAGAGCTCGATATTCAGCCCGGAACCCAGTCCGGCGAGACCCTAACGCTGGCTGGTTTGGGTGTTCCGTCGTTGCGTGGCGGCCGCCGCGGTGATCTGAAGGTCACGGTCAACGTTGAGACGCCTAAGAACCTCGACGAGAATCAGCGCGAGCTGTTGGAGAAGCTCGCTGAAGCCCGTGACGAGCAGTTCACCCAGGGCAAGCTCGCCCAGCGGGGTTTCATGAGCCGTTTGCGCGATAAGTTCCGAGGCTAG
- the hrcA gene encoding heat-inducible transcriptional repressor HrcA → MSRATARRVHVLRAVVDDYVNSREPVGSAALVERHNLGVSAATIRNDMAVLEEQGLIEAPHTSAGRIPTERGYRYFVDRIEDIKPLSAAERRAIHKLLDGAEELDDVLARTARALSALTQQVAVIQIPNVSNTRIRHVEILTMGPGQALVVVIASNGDVTQRMVQAPHEVSDVDVALVRDQIAEHIVGQPLHAVTDVLTSVAAQPPGDPTGFNLPRQLLDFAHAVARAVASALTAHQVDRVVLSGTANLARSQQDFRKDLTGLLETLEEQVVLLRLLSEMEVDEDQVVVRIGSENTHAELTDTSVVASSYGENRSAMLGVLGPTRMDYSGSMGAVRAIARYLNRILSS, encoded by the coding sequence ATGAGCCGCGCAACTGCGCGTCGCGTGCATGTGTTGCGTGCCGTCGTGGACGATTACGTGAACTCGCGTGAGCCCGTCGGTTCCGCCGCGCTCGTTGAACGCCACAACCTTGGCGTGTCTGCGGCCACGATCCGTAACGACATGGCCGTTTTGGAAGAGCAGGGGCTCATTGAGGCTCCGCACACGTCCGCTGGCCGCATCCCAACTGAGCGCGGTTACCGCTACTTTGTGGACCGCATCGAAGACATTAAGCCGCTATCAGCTGCCGAGCGTCGCGCGATCCACAAGCTCCTGGACGGCGCGGAAGAGCTCGATGACGTCCTCGCGCGCACGGCTCGCGCGCTTTCAGCGTTGACTCAGCAGGTTGCTGTCATCCAGATCCCTAATGTTTCGAACACGCGGATCCGTCACGTTGAGATCCTCACGATGGGCCCAGGGCAAGCCTTGGTTGTGGTGATCGCTAGCAATGGCGATGTCACTCAGCGCATGGTGCAAGCTCCACATGAGGTGTCCGATGTTGATGTTGCGTTGGTACGCGATCAGATCGCTGAGCACATCGTCGGGCAACCGTTGCATGCGGTGACTGACGTTTTGACGTCTGTGGCAGCACAGCCACCTGGCGACCCTACTGGGTTCAACCTTCCGCGCCAGCTTCTAGACTTCGCTCACGCGGTGGCTCGCGCGGTCGCTTCGGCGCTTACGGCGCACCAGGTCGATAGGGTAGTGCTTTCGGGCACCGCGAACCTTGCCCGCTCACAGCAGGACTTCCGTAAGGATCTCACTGGCTTGTTGGAGACCCTTGAAGAGCAGGTTGTCTTGTTGCGTTTGCTTTCAGAAATGGAAGTGGATGAAGACCAGGTTGTGGTGCGCATCGGTAGCGAGAATACGCACGCCGAGCTCACGGACACCTCGGTGGTGGCCAGCAGCTACGGAGAGAACCGTTCGGCGATGCTCGGTGTCTTGGGGCCTACGCGCATGGATTATTCAGGCTCGATGGGCGCGGTGCGTGCAATCGCGCGTTACCTGAACCGGATTCTTTCTAGCTAA
- a CDS encoding DUF3097 family protein gives MDWSQWGPGSISQPARKAPRKVAAQVGLVLEDVETGFVGEVIRTERSGGVRVLELEDGRGVRRSFPAGFGFWIDGEPVEIVEPASVAEPAQVTKISASGSVYVEGARAKTARAARIWVEGIHDAALIEKVWGHDLRVEGIVVEPMHGADDLAGLIEEFQPTSQRKLAILLDHLVEGSKESRLAADAMRVPGAREHVLIVGHPFVDVWEAVKPQKVGLGAWPQIPRGQDWKRGILRHLGWPSDTDADVGAGFSRILESVSIYADLRPELLGKVEHMIDFVSADE, from the coding sequence ATGGATTGGAGCCAGTGGGGTCCCGGATCTATTTCACAGCCTGCCCGCAAAGCCCCACGCAAAGTCGCGGCGCAAGTAGGGCTTGTTCTGGAAGACGTCGAAACCGGGTTCGTCGGCGAAGTCATAAGAACGGAACGCTCAGGTGGGGTGCGGGTGCTCGAGCTAGAAGACGGACGCGGCGTCCGGCGCTCGTTTCCCGCGGGCTTCGGGTTCTGGATCGACGGTGAACCGGTTGAAATTGTTGAGCCGGCCTCGGTCGCAGAACCGGCTCAAGTGACTAAGATTTCCGCTTCCGGATCCGTGTACGTCGAAGGAGCCCGCGCGAAAACAGCGCGTGCCGCACGGATCTGGGTTGAAGGCATCCACGATGCTGCGCTGATCGAAAAAGTGTGGGGCCACGACCTTCGCGTTGAAGGCATCGTCGTGGAGCCGATGCACGGAGCCGACGACCTCGCTGGCCTCATCGAAGAGTTCCAGCCCACCTCGCAACGCAAGCTTGCGATCCTTCTGGACCACCTCGTCGAAGGTTCTAAGGAAAGTCGCTTGGCCGCCGACGCGATGCGCGTGCCAGGTGCCCGCGAGCACGTGCTGATCGTGGGACATCCGTTCGTTGACGTGTGGGAAGCGGTCAAGCCTCAGAAAGTCGGCTTGGGCGCGTGGCCGCAGATTCCTCGAGGGCAGGACTGGAAGCGCGGGATCCTGCGCCACCTCGGTTGGCCCTCGGATACGGACGCCGACGTCGGGGCTGGTTTCTCGCGCATCCTTGAGTCGGTCTCGATCTACGCAGACCTTCGTCCCGAGCTACTGGGCAAGGTTGAGCACATGATCGACTTCGTGTCAGCTGACGAATGA